A genomic window from Camelina sativa cultivar DH55 chromosome 2, Cs, whole genome shotgun sequence includes:
- the LOC104719863 gene encoding uncharacterized protein LOC104719863: MAWLRLFSRTLKSQISSSSPNQNPNLRTLPFSTSFLITKTPDKFKKKRKKPESARTKPVQHESTKIPHFESLVSRDAHLRFLIRSKEFISKQPERILRLDDAGKLYRELGFPRGRKVTRFIPKHPLILQTYRHSDGKIWLGFTEFMEGLLDEEKSLMDSMELDRVNRVRKLLMMTKDKRILLSKIHHTRLIFGIPEDFRDRVAKYPDYFRVVTGKDGNRVLELVNWDTNLAVSELERQFMVDEDKAKRAFKFPVKHGKELELEEKDTRKLNLLNTFPLVSPYSDGWKLDVWTLEAEKYRVGVVHEFLNLTLEKRASIHHIVEFKDEFSLTRQTYQMLKKQPTTFYLAGTEMNWAVFLKDGYNENGVLISKDPQVVFNDKLYKYADMQQMDHS; the protein is encoded by the coding sequence ATGGCTTGGCTTCGTCTCttctcaagaaccctaaaatctcaaatctcatcttcttccccaaatcaaaaccctaatctcagAACCTTACCTTTCTCAACCTCATTTCTCATCACAAAAACACCtgacaaattcaaaaaaaagcGAAAAAAACCAGAATCCGCCAGAACAAAACCAGTCCAACACGAATCAACCAAGATCCCACATTTCGAATCACTCGTCTCACGCGACGCACATCTCCGATTCCTAATCCGTTCCAAAGAGTTCATCTCGAAGCAACCGGAGCGAATTCTCCGGCTAGATGACGCCGGAAAGCTTTATCGTGAGCTCGGGTTCCCGCGAGGTCGTAAGGTGACTCGATTCATCCCTAAACATCCTCTGATCTTACAAACGTATAGACATAGCGATGGGAAGATTTGGTTAGGGTTTACTGAGTTTATGGAAGGTTTGTTAGATGAAGAGAAAAGTTTAATGGATTCAATGGAGTTAGATAGAGTTAATCGTGTTCGTAAGCTGTTGATGATGACGAAAGATAAACGAATCTTGCTGAGTAAAATCCATCACACTCGTTTGATTTTTGGGATTCCTGAGGATTTTAGAGACAGGGTTGCGAAGTATCCAGATTATTTTCGGGTTGTTACGGGTAAAGATGGGAATAGGGTGCTTGAGTTGGTGAACTGGGACACGAATCTTGCGGTTAGTGAGCTCGAGAGACAGTTTATGGTTGACGAAGATAAGGCGAAAAGAGCGTTTAAGTTTCCGGTGAAACATGGGAAAGAATTGGAGTTGGAAGAGAAGGATACGAGGAAACTTAATCTGTTGAATACGTTTCCTCTGGTTTCGCCGTATTCGGATGGTTGGAAGCTTGATGTTTGGACTTTAGAAGCGGAGAAGTATCGTGTTGGCGTTGTGCACGAGTTCTTGAACTTGACGTTGGAGAAGAGAGCTTCGATTCATCATATTGTGGAGTTTAAAGATGAGTTTAGTTTGACTAGACAGACTTATCAGATGTTGAAGAAGCAGCCTACTACTTTTTACTTGGCTGGCACTGAGATGAACTGGGCTGTGTTTTTGAAGGATGGTTACAATGAGAATGGTGTTTTGATTAGTAAGGATCCACAGGTTGTGTTTAACGACAAGCTGTATAAGTATGCAGATATGCAGCAGATGGACCATTCTTGA
- the LOC104719853 gene encoding 5'-adenylylsulfate reductase-like 6 — protein sequence MEKKLIPLFLVVILFINLTKATVRVQICPRGSAKDYILGFRDRSALHRSGFVSVTEGDDRWLQVASDMIDKNRCDYVALLFYASWCPFSRLLRPSFDLISLLYSSIPHFAIEESSVKSSTLSKYGVHGFPSIIIMNSTMLVAYRGSRTLDSLVAFYSDVTGITKLDETWVEKNRLVPHFHTEPENCPFPWARRSPENLLRQETYLTLATVFVLLRLLHLISPTMVMLAKFTWGRVAKNMRPQNLLEHTVAVYLKEPCMSSNLQEGAMNARAWASKSLATVSIGEPSSSNRNVSASQ from the exons atggagaagaagctgattcCGTTGTTCTTGGTGGTAATTTTGTtcataaatctaacaaaagctACCGTTAGGGTTCAGATTTGTCCTAGAGGATCTGCAAAAGATTATATCCTAGGGTTTCGAGATAGATCAGCTTTGCATCGTTCTGGTTTTGTATCTGTCACAGAG GGAGATGATCGATGGTTACAAGTGGCTTCTGATATGATTGATAAGAACAGGTGTGACTATGTGGCTTTACTTTTTTATGCATCATGGTGTCCTTTCTCCAGATTACTTAGACCAAGCTTTGATCTCATCTCTTTGCTGTATTCATCGATTCCTCACTTTGCAATTGAGGAATCATCAGTTAAATCAAG TACCCTTTCCAAATATGGAGTTCATGGGTTTCCTAGTATCATCATTATGAATTCAACGATGCTTGTAGCTTACCGGGGATCCCGAACACTAGATTCTCTTGTTGCCTTCTACAGTGATGTTACTG GAATTACAAAGCTGGATGAAACTTGGGTTGAGAAAAACAGGTTAGTTCCCCATTTTCACACGGAGCCAGAGAATTGCCCTTTCCCATGGGCAAGAAGATCACCGGAGAATCTGCTTCGCCAAGAGACTTATCTGACTCTTGCCACAGTGTTCGTTTTGTTAAGATTGCTTCACTTGATATCACCCACAATGGTTATGTTAGCCAAATTCACTTGGGGACGGGTTGCTAAGAACATGAGACCGCAAAACCTCTTAGAGCATACTGTTGCCGTGTATCTCAAAGAACCCTGCATGAGTAGCAATTTGCAGGAAGGAGCCATGAATGCTAGAGCATGGGCTTCCAAGTCATTAGCCACTGTCTCAATCGGGGAACCAAGCTCGTCAAACAGAAATGTTTCAGCTTCACAGTGA
- the LOC104719871 gene encoding paired amphipathic helix protein Sin3-like 5, whose product MPTRSAAHKYLKTVKKEFQDNPGKYNTFLKVLKDFEAGRIGTNAFITRAKDLFNGKQELLLGINVCLPEGSAITIENDQNPPKTSLTFSDAMRFIRKVKTRFQDDDHSWNSFLNSLISFRKDHKSVIKVVHEMTVLFQDHDDLLEEFSLFLPPSFAKKT is encoded by the exons ATGCCAACTCGAAGTGCTGCACATAAGTATCTCAAGACTGTGAAGAAAGAATTTCAAGATAACCCTGGAAAATACAATACGTTTCTTAAGGTTTTGAAAGACTTCGAAGCTGGAAg AATCGGTACTAATGCTTTCATTACAAGAGCTAAAGATCTCTTTAATGGGAAACAAGAGCTACTCTTGGGTATTAATGTGTGTTTACCCGAAGGATCTGCAATAACAATTGAGAATGATCAAAATCCACCAAAGACGTCTCTTACCTTTAGCGATGCGATGCGTTTTATCCGCAAGGTCAAG ACAAGATTTCAGGACGACGATCATTCATGGAACTCATTCTTAAATAGTCTGATTTCGTTTAGAAAGGACCACAAGAGTGTTATTAAGGTCGTCCATGAG ATGACTGTTCTTTTCCAAGACCATGATGATTTGCTTGAGgagttttctctttttctccctCCATCATTTGCGAAAAAGACCTAG